The sequence AATTATGATGACAATGGTTGCAATACAATGTAAGTGCgaaatataccgaatggaattgcgtggtagagtgcagtGATGGAAATGAACGTTTGATGCAGCTTAccaataaacattttgaaatagtcggtttaaatttaataatgtataagcttttattaaaagatttaagaAGACTAGgttaaatcagaaaaataattaaaaatatgataGCAAAggagttttattatattttaaatgttatagttttagatgttatagaattattgaaattaaaattttttatttttataatttaaattatttacagaATATCATTAGGATTATATCGGTAATGATATACATATTGCAGTTATTTTGTTAacgatattctataaataatttaagttaaattatttaacggtatttttgtaattatctttatatatataattcttttgtacgtgtgttagtaactgaactcctccttaacttaattttgtaaatcatgtcaccaatgtgatatttatgtggaaagcaaaaacaagacttcaaaaaacaaaaacaaatttttaaaattttgtttttgctttccacataaatatcactttggtgacgtgatttacaaaattagggcctaactTACTGCCTGTTTCACGATATCGGAAGAAAAATCagtcgaacaaatttgtatgaaaaacactcagtttttaaaattctttcgaatagttttcatacaaatttgttcgaatcatttttctttcgacatcgtgaaactGGCCTTAAGTTAAgatttataaattgaaaaaatctttattgatatctatttctttttcaaaattacatactCTAAACATGGTGTGGCAACACCATTTACGACATACgctaacaaaaaaatacaactctgctACGTAAGAAAACTACCTTTTCATACAACTATTCAGTTCgagcatttacaaaataaaaaaaactagtagAAAGCACACgtgttttcttattttagtttattttaaattattttgtgaacATAAAGTGAAATATAATAGAAATGCGTCGTCCCAAGAAGGTAAATATAGAATTCAATAAaagatatataaaataattaacatatttcttaATTACAGTATGAATCCGGTGAGGCCACACAATATATTACACGTAGAGCTGCTCTACGAAAACTGCAATTGTCCTTAAATGACTTTCGTCGTTTGTGCATTGTAAAAGGTGTCTATCCTAGAGAACCAAAGCATCGTCGCCGTGCACAAAAGGGATCTTCAGATATTAAAATTCTATACCATGCTAAGGATATAAGATTCTTATTGCACGAACCTGTAGTTTGGACACTGCGTGACTACAAAGTgagtaaaaataatattgaatacGCTTTAGTATGCCCATGTGCTGAGTGCAACTGCCATGAAATATCTTTAGTgaatattttagattcaattttaatttcatattttttttgcttatagaTTTTTGCCAAAAAGACTGGTCGTGATCGTGCTATTAAAGATTTCCGCAACTTAAAAAGGCGTTTGGCACAATTTCCTGAATTAAAAATCGACCATATTGTCAAAGAACGCTATCCTACTTTCATAGATGCTATCAAAGATTTGGATGATTGTCTAACTTTATTGTTCCTGTTCAGTACCTTCCCTTCCTTGAGATTGATCCCACGTGAGCAGTCTGCCTTGTGTCGTCGTTTGACAATTGAATTTTTACATTATGTCATTGCCTCCAAGTCGTTGAGAAAGGTGTTCATTTCCATAAAAGGTTATTACTTCCAAGCTGATATAAAGGGTCAAAAAGTGACCTGGATAGTTCCACATTACTATCCATTCAAACCCCATTCTAAGGCAGAGGTTGACTTCAAAGTCATGTCGATTTTTGTTGAATTCTACACTGTCATGTTGGGTTTCGTAAACTTCCGTTTGTACAATAGTATAAATCTTGCTTATCCACCACAATTTCCAACTGGTGTTTTAACCGACAACGAAGATACTCTAAAGGATGAAGCCTCATTTGTTTCCGACCGCATAGCTGCTTTGAATTTCCAGCTGATGCGCACTGATAAAGTGGAAGAGGATGAAGAAGAAAATGAAATGGATTTAGAGTTATTGGAACAGGACGGCGACTCCAGGCGTGTATTGAAAATGAAGCAAGAGGCACAAGAAATTTCGCGcctaaaaaacttgtttaagggtcttaaaatctttataaatcGTGAAGTTCCCCGTGAACCACTAGTAGTTCTTATTCGTTCATTCGGTGGAAAAGTCTCATGGGATTCTACAGTGTTCCCTGGAGCTACTTTCGATGAGACAGATGAAACCATAACCCATCAAATTGTTGATCGTCCTAGCCTTAGTAAGCAATATATTTCAAGAGATTATATCCAACCACAGTGGGTGTTTGATTGCATTAATAGACGTCAGTTATTGCCAACCAACAAATACTTTATGGGTGTGGTATTGCCACCACATTTGTCACCATTTGTTGAAGCAAATCGCGATGCTTACATACCTCCTGAGGAGAAGTCTTTGCTTGATCCTTCATTGATCGAGACACACGAACAAAGTGATGCAGAGTCTTCAGAAAATGAGGAAGAAATGGAAAAcaatgaggaaaatcaaaaccTAATAGATGCTCAATTACAACTAGCCTACCAAGAGGAAAAATCTGAATTTGAGCAATTCAATGGTGATGATGTCAATGAAGACGAAGTCGAAGATGATGAAGATAACAGCGAAGAGGATGATGAAGAAGAAGATATGGATGAAAAGGAAAAATTACGTTTGCAAGAGGTAATTGAAAATTGATAATTTCGTCTCAAATTATGTAGATactaatattttagttttaaattatttgtattttcagAAAAAGAAAATGGCGGTACAATCCGGCAAAGTACATAAGGAAAACAAACGTTTATTACGCAAAAGTGAAGTAGACGAACATCGTTTACAGGCGCGTATGGTTAAGCCTAGACATCGTAATCTTTTCCGTAAATTAATTCGTGACAAACAATCAAAGGAAAAGGAGGAATGGTTATTGAAAAAGAAACGTCGCGTTATCGATGCACAATCTAAGCAAGAGAAAAAAGCATCAAAGAAAGCTGCTAAAAAAGCAGCCCAAACTGCAGTGGCTATTAAGAATTAGTTATTAgttaatacattttatattaggtttaaatttttaatatcatcGGTTATTTGTATCACAAATGTGGtatagaaaataattacataattagaagtgtaaataaaacaaaaaaaatatataaaaactatttgagaaaaacaaaagaTGTTGTGTTTTTAAACTGGAGTGTATCGCAGAAGAATGCAAAActaaaatatggaaataataaAAGGCAATCGGTATTACAAACATGACGGAAAATATGTCGTGTGACAAAtcttactaaaatttttaaaacaaaaacaattgcaaacatttcaataaaaaaatctgaattccatttaattaaaaaaaaatgtaataaattatgTTCCAATTAATTTTTTGCATTATTGTTGGCAGTCGAAAACGAGtattaattttatactttttcgaaatttaggGGGTTAACATTGAATGAtatgattttctataaattgacatAGACCTATGAGAACCCATTATGATACtgcaatttatttgaataaaatatgctACAAATTTCAATGGggacacaaaaaataatttcagaCTTTTCGGGCTACTAGAActggttaaaaattttgatctaAACAAAGAAACTAACAGCAAGTTAAATAAACGCttctaattaataataaaaataaaaaagattacATTGCCTAAAcctttgtataaaaaaaacaggaTTCTTacatttcataattaattttgaatgtattttcaatcaataaaacttttatatattgtatgtatgtagtatattgTTTAAAGATGATAATTTATTGagacaacaattcaaaaaaaaataataaaatcacttCTAAGAGCAAGTGAACATTTTGTAgaacataattaaatattaatttaaaaaaataagtaaaataattaggAGAAATAAATACTTCCTTCAATATTGTAGTGTGTACAGGCAATAATTCACACATCCATCGAAATTAATgctttatataataaaatatagtgTAAATTCTTAATCAAACTGGCAATAATGATGGTGGAGTTTAAACTGCGCTTATAAGGGAAAAAATTTATGCATATGTGtgatattatttgtttattgcttCTTCTTAACAACACGTTTAGATTTTACGGGTTCTTCTTTTTGCGGGCTTTTTGCCTCAGTTGTTTCCTCAACCTTTAAGTCATCACTGGCGGGTTGTTCATCGATCTTTACCTCATCACTGGCGGGTTGTTCATCGACCGCCATTTTTTCTTCGTTCGCAGTCGGCTGATCTTCATCCATAGCCGCAGGTGAAGGTGATGAGCGTTCTGCATCAGGATCTGTATCTTCCTGGGCAGGAACTTCCTCCTCTGCTGCACTATTATTCTCCAAAATTGACAAATGATACAGTGTTTTTTCCTCCTCAGAAATTGGTACTGGCGCACTAGATAACGGATCACGTCCATTGAGAGATTTAGGGAATGCTATTACATCACGTATCGATACACTTCGGCAAATAATCGCCATTAAACGGTCCAAGCCCAGGGCAATACCACCATGTGGTGGACATCCCGATTCCAAGGCACTCAGCAAATGTGCCAAATGATCGTgtgggatttttaaaatttgttccaaaacaAAATGTTGCATATCACGATCGTGTATACGTATGGAACCACCGCCGATTTCTTGACCATTCAATACCAAATCATACGCTTGAGAgcgtatttttattaaatcttcaGATTTCGAATTTATGAAATCTTCCATATCGTCGGGATGGGGCGCAGTAAACGGATGATGAACACTCTCCAAATTACCAGATTCCGGGTTCAGTTCAAACATTGGAAAATCGATGATCCACACAAATTTGTTATCGCAACTTTTACGagtttgtccattttcaatcaaaaagttGTGATAGTCAACACGAATTTTACCCAATAGTTTTTGCTTTATATTAAAGAGGAAAGAAAGAAAATGCGATTGGTTGTGTTTATCTTATGTTGTTTGattgttttagtttaaaattacaTGCACGTGAGATGAGAGTCTTGATTGTAGTCccaataattttcaattcattCTATTATTCACAAACACTTGTAAATCCTAATATTTCTGctacaaaacttttttaaggagagaaattttatttttataatgagggtattcatttctaaaaaatggaaaattacactgattttttttacacatttacacaacaaacacaagaaaaaaacaatttcatataCTACTAAATTTGTTGGCTATTTTGAATCTTTTTCTAAACCAAGCATCATAACTCACTCCCTGTATATACtaaatttttgtcatgataaacATCAGAATGGTTGTCAAGAGAAAAacttatcaggtatagtctccatttattcatataatttcatcattatgacaaaattgttagtgcttctGTTCAGACAACTTTGTGTTGAAGTCACGGAGTAAGTAAGTAgcataacttttatttaaaatatttcttatttttcagttgtagaatttgtaaaatattttaaactgaattaataaaTTCTTCTTTTCAACAAACTAACTATATCGTCATCTTCAGTTCGATGTAATGAATATAAAAACTGGTGCAAAAAAACTTACCGTTTCAACCTTTTCTCCAATACCCAAAAATACTAAATCGTTTTCTTCTATATCATATTTGGTAATAAATTCCGATGCCACATCCGCAGTTAACAAATTAGATAAACGGTCCATGACATCTTTATAttgctataaaaaatttgaaataaacattCAATTGCTTGTATCatacactttattattttactaaacTTACCAAAAATTTGCGCACGAATAATATGCCTGAGAATTCTTTGGAAAGGCTTGGGTAATGTTTACGTGCAACACCATTCCAGAAGCCTCCATTGCCACGTACAATTAATGCGTAAGCacctaaatttttgaatttttccacAAACTTTTCATTCTTCTCAATGATTTCGGTAACATTGGTTAACTGAAAAGAAAATAAGTTAGCAACTATAATTGTATATACaaattagaaaattgtttgtgtaaaacactTACAGCTAGATTAAAACGAGTATCTGGCTTATCAGTACCAAATTTTTCCATAGCTTCATTGTAGGTCATGCGTTTGAAGGGTGCTTGAATTTTGGTATATTCCTTGGGCCATGAATAACGGAGAGTTTCCTCAATTAATTGCATTATATCATCACGATTTGTAAATGACAATTCAATATCCAGCTGAGTAAATTCAGGCTGACGATCAGGACGTGTAGCCTCGTCTCTATAACAGCGGGCAACTTGGAAATAACGATCTATGGCACCAGCCATTAACATTTGCTTGAATTGTTGAGGACTCTGCACGAGTGAATAGAAATGACCCGCTTTACGTGTAGGCACTACAAATTCCTGAGCACCACCAGGCGTGCGACGGAATAGTGTTGGTGTTTCTACCTCAACAAAACCCAAATAGTTTATAAGATATTCCCGCATGCGCATAATAACTTGGGAGCGCAAACGTAAATTATGTTGCATGTCAGAAAATCTATAAGGAAACAATATGTACCACCAATCCctctataattatttaaaaacttacctTAAATCTATGTAACGATGTGTCAAACGCAAACGTTCACCAGCTCTATTAAATTTACGCACTTCAAAGGGTAAATTCTTCTTAGCAGCATTTAGTATCTCAACACTATCAGCTTCAATCTCAATGTGACCTGTCTTCATCTTCGGATTTATTGTTGCCGCCGGCCTAGGAATAACCGTACCCTCAACTCTTACTATAGATTCCAATGTTATGCCTTGTTCATCATTTAAACCGCTTGTCTTGTCGGTTATTAATACCTGAGTTTGGCCATAACCATCGCGTAGTATGAAAAATTTGCCCATGCGTTGGTATTCCAACCAGCCACATATTGTTACCTTTTCACCTATATTATCGCTAGTCAATTCATTGCAAGTGTGTGTACGATTAGCAAATTTATTAAGATCGGCAACTTTAATAACACTACTAGAGCCAGCTGATTTCACATTACCACCTTCTTCATTGGCTTCGCCATTTTCAGCCTCAGCTTCGGCATTTTCATCCAAGTCATTAATAGAATGTTTCTTGACATTTTCTTTGACCTTGATTGGACCATCATAGGGTTCTTCAGGATTGAGAATTTTAATGGTTTGAACTATAACTTCAACCTCGCCAGTGTCGTatttctaattaaataataaagatatttaataataacaataattacaACTATTGGGTAGTGCATAAAAGGTTCCTTTGCCGAATcgtatatactcttcaccaaagtatactttatgataaatattgaaaactatttttatcaattcttttcatatttatacttactatatttatattttgcctCGGTCTACCTAAAACTTTGCCAGTAACCTGAATTACAGTACCCTCAGGTGCACCAGTTACAGTATCTAGcaactaaaataatttaaaaaaaaaaataaattagtgttctaaaatctaaattaatcaattttaaacaaacttaCAGCTTGATCTTCAATTATAATTTGTGTTTGTCCATAGCCATCTTTCAATTgcataaatttattagttttactTGTAGGAACCCAGCCTACTAAAGTGACATCTTTGCCAATATCACGACGTCTAACATCATTACATGTTATATCTCGATTTTCAaagtatttcaataaattttcagattctattaataaaaagatatatgttattcataatattatgttCACATAATAGTAAGTTTATAACTTACTAGCAATTTTATATTCGGTACTGGTAATAGCGGTGCTATTTTGTTGCGCCATTGTACTGTAAGAACGTTTATCGCCAGCTCTCTTGGTAGTTGAATTAAAATCAATGTTAAGTATATCTTGTACTTCCACCTCAATTTCTCCCGTGGGCATTGTTTGATTACAAGAACTACGCGGACGTCTTGTTACCAAACCCACTATTGAGATCACAGTATTCTCGGGCATATTAATTAGGCGACGAGCTACTCGTGGATGctgtaatttattattgaaaatgtaaatgttgttttgttttgttcggTATTTACAATTACTTACCCGATCTTCTAATACAACTAATTGACATGCACTATTACCACGATCTCTCAATTCCATAAAACGTGTTACgcgttttttaattaaacgtcCTGTCAGCTCTACGAACATACCAGCATGATGAGCTCTTAAATCGCCACAGCCCATGCGTATTGGTGGAGGCGGTGGTGGGTTCATGTTAAACCCACTTGCCATTGCATTCATTATTTGCATGAGATCATTTCCAGACATATTATTAGACACTGtgttaaaataatgttaaaataaattaatacaaaaatcgtTTACAACCgaccattttgaaaatatttatttaggagTGTTTGGTTGTCCTACTTCTGATTCCGAAACCCATTTCTCAATCAAGcataaaaacattgtttttgtcCACAATTTTACAACTGTTAATCAGTTTTTTATTGGCTTTACATGggaggagctatgaccaattccGGACCGATCGTCAAAAAACTTTGGTATTTATGATTTAGGTATTTATAAAAGTTATTCCCGTCGAATTTTATCtcaatatcgatttttataaagaatcTATTCACGTTGTTTGGCATCAAtccaattttccaaaatttatataaaaattatttttggaatccccactatggtggttttAGAATACACATCGATGTTTTTATGAATATACACCTCAATAGCTGTTAATTAATTGGATAAAAAGGTATACATATACACCTCAATAGCTTTTAATTGTATATAAAGGTATacaaatttaatgttttgttcAGAATATATGCTGATCTCAATAGTATaaacaatataacaaaatatcacGTACATTTTGAGAAATCTTTAAGTAAAACTTCATCGTCCTGTTTCTCAATGCCCAGCTTTTGGATatgtatgaaaacaaaaataagctggCTTTGGTAAAAGAAAACGGGTTATAAATCAAGATCGGCGAAACTGCATgcattttaataattgttttttggAGTTGATAGCTCTTTTATAATTAAGCAcaaaaatcgttaaaatttttgcCTGCTCTCTCTTAGTTTAGGAATTATAGGATTTTGAAGTCaataatagtaaatttctcattaatttagaaaattatctGATCATaatgggtatcattgaatagtgcttcaaaataccttttatatgaaatataatattaacaTAGTGAACCTAAAAtgcctttttgaatttatatgacaGCACTTCaggaaattttgatatacagaaaatgtgattttagcgaagccggtatccgatacaccccagagtttGAAGGCCCTCTGCCCTCTGCTGGCAATacagaaaatatgaatattaaaagaaacaaaattatgaaaatataaactgttactggAAACATTATTTGTTCCGAAAACTGACCCTTAATCGGCTGAAAACCTTTACATGAATCAACAACtctaaaaatgtttcttatCAATGAGTAATATTTGTCAGTTATGTAAATACAcatgtttgtttaaataaaaccaattaatataacaaataaatacctatagtatttattatttacttactATTTCCAAAAGGATTCATTCCATTGTTGCCGTTAAAACTGCCATCATTGTATCCACCACTACCATAGTTATCATATTCACTACGGCCACCATATCCACCGCCATAACCACCACCTCTCCCACCTCTGCCAACAAAACGACCACTATTACCACTACTGCGTTGATGACCACTCATGATCTAAACAtgttaaaaattcatgaaaaatatatatatatgtttattaCTCCTTCAAGTAAaacagttttattaaatatttgtaaatgaaCTTACGTGATTATTCTTGACTACTGCTAGAGCTGATGAAATTgaggttttatttaataaatctccTTGTGTTTGGCGTAACACTTGATAGTTCTTTGCAACCAAAACTTGATGCGTTTTTCGGGGTACCCTTAAGAAACTATTCAGCTTTATTGGCTGTTTTGTTTGTTGGATCACTTTTCTAgaaattaataacatttttcacttaatatttacaatattatcaaacaatttttttttattaatgccgGTTTTCACAGTGCCAAAAAACACATGCACTCCATTCTATTCTACTGTGTTGAGAAAATATTCAAgattatttctcttttttttaattaacgcacatacacaacaacaatttttatttattagggaaaaaataaataatattgtatgtATATCATACGCGTACACAAGCGAAGCATAAAAACCTAAAATATCGACTTAGccgagaaaaatatattaaagaaaaaaactctAACCTCACCTTAGTAAAATATTTGCCGCTTTATTTGCAAGCTTTTTTCAatcgttttttttgttaaatattgcaCCACAacacaatataatatttaataagttaTTAGTATAACACTTTTTGCAGTTCtctttgattttatttgtttttaacaatatttttccgGGACTCACAATTTTTAGCACAGACAGACGGCGGAAAATGAACGCgaccagcgttgccactcataaaatattttttctaccaAATTTCTGATTACAaactaccaaattttaaatatttgagatATGCTATATGGATTAATTTCAAATCGTgcagttttcgagatatttttcagtcataaatgcttgatttatgTATGTAGATAACTATTTAAACATCGACAGAAAACAACTTCATGCAGTCACTTTACACCACAGACTATCTTCATACGAAGATCATCAGCAACCTTCAAACACTTATGGGAATTTACACGGCTGCTTGTCAAGCAGGCTTTTTTTGCGCTGcgtaaaacaaatacaaaatacgaCTCTGTACGAAGAGGGGAGCAAAACATAATGGCAGAAAATTACAACGCACACTGTTGCCAGATTTAAGACAGATGGCGGAAAATTAAGGCGACAGAAGCGCTTGTTTATTTGGCTTgccatatttttttcaataaaatgtgtaaCAAATTAAGGACTGGCAGCATTATTAcacttaaacaaataataattggtttagcaaaaaatattttttaattaatagccTTTGACAGGGCGGAATGGTTTTTAACTCTCAAGTTTATCGAAAACCGTCTTCGCATTAatagttttctataaataaattttatatatagcgaaaatttttcaaaaaactatagTTTCTAACTCCGTCTCCACACGAAATTTgcatttcttgaaatttttacttttgttcTGTTTTGGTTTTGCCAAGCAAAAAcccaattttaaaagaaaaaaaagaaatttttcacAGCTTATGTTATAACAATATTGCTCAGCTACAGACACGTCTTGAGTAACCATCAATGTGTTTACCTAGGGTTTGAATTATTCTATCGgtataaataatttacaatataGCAGTTTTATCGTATCaaataatcattttttttatttacatttttgtttaactcttaattaaattttacaaaaatattttgtaagaatTGTATACAAACTAAACTTTACAATCATCATTCTCGTTTCTTatagttttaacatttttttcttaattcatatttcaatttcaatgtaTGTATAACAATTTCAAAGGAATAAAAGTAATTGCAATATTAAATGTAATTGGTTTACATTTCAAGAATGCTAAAACACTATTtttacataattattttattgtctGCCATAAGtaccaaaattaataaattttacaaaaatattcaaacttcTTTGTAAACGGTACTATTTAAAGCATCTGTAAAATGCGTTATAACATAGTCATGGTAATACATCATAATGCACAACGGTTGTCCGAGTATTATTGAAGCCCATACAATAATATTACCCATACGTGGACCCAATGAACGTTCAATAGTTTTCGAAATGGCCGACAAGGGAATTTGACCCATCATACCGAGGAATGcccaaattttgtatgtttgtagGGGAACAGAAAcctaaaaaataagtaaaatgtttttgttataaaatattaatagctTCAGctttattttgaacaaaacttacCAAATATTCGTGGAAAAATGCACTTATCAGGAAAACGATGGTAGAAGCTTGCCTTGAGGAGTAGCCCATTTGTACAACAGGAATATATAAGTGTCTTACACACCAtctacaaattattaaataaacgaTGCagcaattatatttaaaaaaataggtttatttcttaaatattttctttgatttttttaatttttacctgTGTACCGGCATATTCCATGTTCTCCAGAATGTATCAATATTATTGGCATTCCACCAATCGTTGTAGTAGTTACGATCAGCAAAGTGTAATATTTCTCCAATAGCAtttaaaaatgaatgaaaagttaaataaaaaaagcacagCCAAACTAAATGATTTGGTAACTGaaggaaaaaaatgaattaagctataattttgttttaaattgtttaacataCCGCTAATTTCAATAAACGTTCCGTTGCCAAACCCACATCCATATTTGAGAATGGTATTAGAGAATTACGCACTGAGGGTATAATCCATTGCTGGAATAGAGCCATAACAACATTTACACCAAACACTACTTCTAAAATACGTTTCAATAGGAAACGTTTACGTATACGTGTTGTACGGGGGAAGTTCAATTCATAGCATAAAGTAGGAGCGcaaaggaaataaaataaatctttgtAGGACAAATTATCGGGATATTGTATCAAAACGGGAACATCTTCATCCTTTTCATCTTCCTCATCCAATTGGCCATTCtctattcaaatta comes from Calliphora vicina chromosome 2, idCalVici1.1, whole genome shotgun sequence and encodes:
- the LOC135950942 gene encoding pescadillo homolog; amino-acid sequence: MRRPKKYESGEATQYITRRAALRKLQLSLNDFRRLCIVKGVYPREPKHRRRAQKGSSDIKILYHAKDIRFLLHEPVVWTLRDYKIFAKKTGRDRAIKDFRNLKRRLAQFPELKIDHIVKERYPTFIDAIKDLDDCLTLLFLFSTFPSLRLIPREQSALCRRLTIEFLHYVIASKSLRKVFISIKGYYFQADIKGQKVTWIVPHYYPFKPHSKAEVDFKVMSIFVEFYTVMLGFVNFRLYNSINLAYPPQFPTGVLTDNEDTLKDEASFVSDRIAALNFQLMRTDKVEEDEEENEMDLELLEQDGDSRRVLKMKQEAQEISRLKNLFKGLKIFINREVPREPLVVLIRSFGGKVSWDSTVFPGATFDETDETITHQIVDRPSLSKQYISRDYIQPQWVFDCINRRQLLPTNKYFMGVVLPPHLSPFVEANRDAYIPPEEKSLLDPSLIETHEQSDAESSENEEEMENNEENQNLIDAQLQLAYQEEKSEFEQFNGDDVNEDEVEDDEDNSEEDDEEEDMDEKEKLRLQEKKKMAVQSGKVHKENKRLLRKSEVDEHRLQARMVKPRHRNLFRKLIRDKQSKEKEEWLLKKKRRVIDAQSKQEKKASKKAAKKAAQTAVAIKN
- the AspRS-m gene encoding aspartate--tRNA ligase, mitochondrial, translating into MSGHQRSSGNSGRFVGRGGRGGGYGGGYGGRSEYDNYGSGGYNDGSFNGNNGMNPFGNMSNNMSGNDLMQIMNAMASGFNMNPPPPPPIRMGCGDLRAHHAGMFVELTGRLIKKRVTRFMELRDRGNSACQLVVLEDRHPRVARRLINMPENTVISIVGLVTRRPRSSCNQTMPTGEIEVEVQDILNIDFNSTTKRAGDKRSYSTMAQQNSTAITSTEYKIAKSENLLKYFENRDITCNDVRRRDIGKDVTLVGWVPTSKTNKFMQLKDGYGQTQIIIEDQALLDTVTGAPEGTVIQVTGKVLGRPRQNINIKYDTGEVEVIVQTIKILNPEEPYDGPIKVKENVKKHSINDLDENAEAEAENGEANEEGGNVKSAGSSSVIKVADLNKFANRTHTCNELTSDNIGEKVTICGWLEYQRMGKFFILRDGYGQTQVLITDKTSGLNDEQGITLESIVRVEGTVIPRPAATINPKMKTGHIEIEADSVEILNAAKKNLPFEVRKFNRAGERLRLTHRYIDLRFSDMQHNLRLRSQVIMRMREYLINYLGFVEVETPTLFRRTPGGAQEFVVPTRKAGHFYSLVQSPQQFKQMLMAGAIDRYFQVARCYRDEATRPDRQPEFTQLDIELSFTNRDDIMQLIEETLRYSWPKEYTKIQAPFKRMTYNEAMEKFGTDKPDTRFNLALTNVTEIIEKNEKFVEKFKNLGAYALIVRGNGGFWNGVARKHYPSLSKEFSGILFVRKFLQYKDVMDRLSNLLTADVASEFITKYDIEENDLVFLGIGEKVETQKLLGKIRVDYHNFLIENGQTRKSCDNKFVWIIDFPMFELNPESGNLESVHHPFTAPHPDDMEDFINSKSEDLIKIRSQAYDLVLNGQEIGGGSIRIHDRDMQHFVLEQILKIPHDHLAHLLSALESGCPPHGGIALGLDRLMAIICRSVSIRDVIAFPKSLNGRDPLSSAPVPISEEEKTLYHLSILENNSAAEEEVPAQEDTDPDAERSSPSPAAMDEDQPTANEEKMAVDEQPASDEVKIDEQPASDDLKVEETTEAKSPQKEEPVKSKRVVKKKQ
- the mdy gene encoding diacylglycerol O-acyltransferase 1, whose translation is MTTKEPNGRVGMIKKLRRSASASEHNLSELRNRKSTQNLFDQNGTPIDLKQFRKVLDKEDNGNNTEKKTRYRRTQSVTRAEEITTKEEKQRKEQPDKPIHRPRDSLFSWSSGFSNFTGLVNWGFLLLTIGGFRLCLENLLKYGIRINPIEWYFFLSGKNKGEGHSSLFLISYSIVHLSICLMVEKGLAMEIIAEGLGMFIQVTNIIVFVVLPVVIMHLKGHLFSLMGASTVCFFYSILFLKLWSYVQVNMWCRQTYHTKQYNPRKRRPSITLAQLKNGQLDEEDEKDEDVPVLIQYPDNLSYKDLFYFLCAPTLCYELNFPRTTRIRKRFLLKRILEVVFGVNVVMALFQQWIIPSVRNSLIPFSNMDVGLATERLLKLALPNHLVWLCFFYLTFHSFLNAIGEILHFADRNYYNDWWNANNIDTFWRTWNMPVHRWCVRHLYIPVVQMGYSSRQASTIVFLISAFFHEYLVSVPLQTYKIWAFLGMMGQIPLSAISKTIERSLGPRMGNIIVWASIILGQPLCIMMYYHDYVITHFTDALNSTVYKEV